CATGGTGCTGAGCCGCGCCACCGCGTCGGGGCTGGCCCTGCTGGCATGGATCGGCAACCTGCTGCTGATACCGGTGGTGAGTTTCTATCTGATGCGTGACTGGGATCTGATCATGCTCAAGCTGCGCAGCCTGCTGCCGCGACGTGGTGAGGGCATGGTGGTGCGCCTGATGAGCGAATGCCACGAAGTGATCGGTGCGTTTCTCCGCGGCCAGCTGCTGGTGATGCTGGCCCTGGCGATCATCTATGCGGGCGGGCTGATGCTGGTGGGGCTGGAGCTCGGCCTGCTGATCGGTGTGCTGGCTGGGCTGGCCAGCATCGTGCCTTACATGGGCTTCGTCGTCGGTATCGGCGCGGCGGTGCTGGCGGTGCTGTTCCAGTTCGGCCTGGATCCCTATCCGTTGCTAGGCGTGGCAGCGGTATTCATGGTGGGCCAGATGCTCGAGGGGATGCTGCTGACGCCGTTGCTGGTCGGCGATCGTATCGGACTGCATCCGGTCGCGGTGATCTTCGCGGTACTCGCCGGTGGTCAGCTGTTCGGCTTTACTGGTGTGCTGCTGGCACTGCCGGTGGCGGCGGTCATCATGGTTCTGCTGCGCCACGTGCACGATCTCTATAAACTCTCGGACCTTTACGCCGAGCCTGCCGGTGCACCGGCCGAACCACCCAGCCAGCCATGAAACCCATCCAGCTCCCCCTGGGCGTCCGTCTGCGCGACGACGCCACCTTCGCCAACTTCTACCCTGGCGCCAATGCAGCCGCGCTCGGCTATGTCGAGCGGTTGTGTTCGCCTGCGGCGGGCTGGTCCGATGAGTTGATCTATCTCTGGGGGCAGGCCGGTGTCGGCCGTAGTCACCTGCTGCAAGCTGCCTGCCTGCGGGTGGAGGAGCGTGGAGAGCTGGCGGTCTATCTGCCGCTGGCTGAAGTGGCCGAATATGGTCCCGCCTTGCTCGACAACCTCGAGCAGAGCGAGCTGGTCTGCCTGGACGATCTCGAGGCGGTAGCCGGGGACGCGGTATGGGAGGAGGCGCTGTTCCATCTGTTCAACCGCCTGCGTGACGCCGGTCGACGGTTGTTGCTGGCGGCTGACGCCTCGCCGCGGGAGTTGTCGATCACGCTGCCCGATCTCAAGTCTCGTTTGAGTCTGGCGCTGGTTTTCCAGCTGCAACAGCTGTCCGACGAGGACAAGCTACGCGCCCTGCAGCTGCGAGCCTCGCGTCGTGGGCTGAATCTGCCGGATGACGTTGGTCGCTTCATCCTGACCCGTGGCTCACGCAGCATGAATGCGCTGTTCGAGCTGCTCGATCAGTTGGATCAGGCTTCGCTGCAGGCGCAACGCAAATTGACCATCCCTTTTCTCAAGGAAACGCTCGGCTGGTAGCGAGTGGCTTGTTTGGTGAGTTCAGCTGGTCAATTTCAGCGCCCGTGGCGGCGCTGCTGCGCTGCTGCTCCTTACCATAGCCCCGCAATGGCCCGTCGCAGCGCCTTGTCTCGGATCCACGTTCATCCGAACTCGCCTCAACCAACTCACCGCGCAGGCCTCGGGCGGCGTCGGCGAAACCACTGAAGCGGTTTGCGCCGTGATCAGCGACCCTCAGGCCTCGCCCGCCGCCTTGCGTTCGTACTGATAACTCCAGCGGGTGTAGAGCAGCGCTGCGATGAACAATGTCAGGCTCAGCCCGGCCTCCAGCAGGCCGTAGATCATCCGTGCCGGATCGATCGCCGCGAGCACGCCCTGGATGAAGTACAGGTTGACGATAAAACAGAGCCAGGCGTGCGCCCTCGGGCTGCCAGCGATCATCCCTGGTGCGACCAGCAACAGTGGAATGAGCTGGATGCTGACGACAACCCAGGTTCTGGCTCCGTGCAGGTCGGCAAAGACCAGGTTCCACACGACCAGTAGCACTGCAAGGCCGATGAAGCTGACAAGGCTTATCGCACGGCTGGATTTGACCCGTGGGATCAGCCATTCCAGCGATGGCAGCGGTTTACGCTTCTTAGCCACGGGAAGTCTCCAGCCGCTGCGCCGTGTATGCCAGGCGCTGCCCGAAGGCGCGGCAGAGGGCGATTTCATGTTCGTCGAGCAAGCGCTTGCCGTCCGCGCCGGCATGGTGGCTAGGGCCGTAAGGCGTGCCACCACCGCGGGTTTCCAGCAGCCCGTTCTCGCTGTATGGCAGGCCGAGCACCAGCATTCCGTGGTGCAGCAACGGCAGCAGCATCGACAGCAGGGTGCTTTCCTGTCCGCCGTGCAAGCTGGAGGTCGAGGTGAACACGCCGGCTGGCTTGCCGACCAGCTCGCCGGTCAGCCACAGGCTGCTGGTGCCGTCGAGGAAGTATTTCAGCGGCGCCGCCATATTGCCGAAGCGAGTGGGGCTACCTAGCGCAAGGCCGGC
This DNA window, taken from Pseudomonas sp. FeN3W, encodes the following:
- a CDS encoding AI-2E family transporter encodes the protein MNDSNRWLWLAGVLLCAWLVYLLTPILTPFLIGILLAYLGDPLVDRLERWGLSRTWGVIVVFALFSLLMLLMLLVLLPMLGKQLVRLYQLAPLALDWLQHQALPWVQAQFGLEDNFWRLDQLKAAFAAHLGSTTDVLGMVLSRATASGLALLAWIGNLLLIPVVSFYLMRDWDLIMLKLRSLLPRRGEGMVVRLMSECHEVIGAFLRGQLLVMLALAIIYAGGLMLVGLELGLLIGVLAGLASIVPYMGFVVGIGAAVLAVLFQFGLDPYPLLGVAAVFMVGQMLEGMLLTPLLVGDRIGLHPVAVIFAVLAGGQLFGFTGVLLALPVAAVIMVLLRHVHDLYKLSDLYAEPAGAPAEPPSQP
- a CDS encoding DUF2069 domain-containing protein, whose amino-acid sequence is MAKKRKPLPSLEWLIPRVKSSRAISLVSFIGLAVLLVVWNLVFADLHGARTWVVVSIQLIPLLLVAPGMIAGSPRAHAWLCFIVNLYFIQGVLAAIDPARMIYGLLEAGLSLTLFIAALLYTRWSYQYERKAAGEA
- the wrbA gene encoding NAD(P)H:quinone oxidoreductase produces the protein MSAPYILVLYYSRHGATAEMARQIARGVEMAGLEARLRTVPAVSTECEAVAPTIPDAGALYATLEDLKNCAGLALGSPTRFGNMAAPLKYFLDGTSSLWLTGELVGKPAGVFTSTSSLHGGQESTLLSMLLPLLHHGMLVLGLPYSENGLLETRGGGTPYGPSHHAGADGKRLLDEHEIALCRAFGQRLAYTAQRLETSRG
- the hda gene encoding DnaA regulatory inactivator Hda; its protein translation is MKPIQLPLGVRLRDDATFANFYPGANAAALGYVERLCSPAAGWSDELIYLWGQAGVGRSHLLQAACLRVEERGELAVYLPLAEVAEYGPALLDNLEQSELVCLDDLEAVAGDAVWEEALFHLFNRLRDAGRRLLLAADASPRELSITLPDLKSRLSLALVFQLQQLSDEDKLRALQLRASRRGLNLPDDVGRFILTRGSRSMNALFELLDQLDQASLQAQRKLTIPFLKETLGW